The following coding sequences are from one Candidatus Borkfalkia ceftriaxoniphila window:
- the gdhA gene encoding NADP-specific glutamate dehydrogenase, with protein sequence MSYVESVLTRLKEQNPNEPEFHQAATEVLNSLQCAIDANPAYEKAGLLERLVEPERTILFRVPWVDDQGNVHVNKGYRVQFNSAIGPYKGGLRFHPSVNLSIIKFLGFEQIFKNSLTGLPIGGGKGGSNFDPKGKSDNEIMRFCQSFMTELYRHIGADTDVPAGDIGVGAREIGFLFGQYKRIRDEHVGVLTGRGLSYGGSLARKEATGYGLVYITEEALKSRGDSLKGKTCVISGSGNVAIYACEKAMELGAKVVAMCDSNGYIYDRNGIRLDVVKQIKEVERGRIKEYADRVKGSEYHEGCKGIWTIPCNVALPCATQNELDEESAKILVKNGVTLVGEGANMPTTLQATHILQEAGVVFLPGKAANAGGVATSALEMAQSSGRLFWSFEEVDAKLRTIMVNIFKNIDAAAKKYGFEGNYVVGANIAGFEKVAEAMMAHGVV encoded by the coding sequence TGAGTTCCACCAGGCGGCGACCGAGGTGTTGAACAGTTTGCAATGCGCCATCGACGCCAATCCCGCCTATGAAAAAGCGGGGCTTCTGGAACGCCTTGTCGAGCCCGAACGCACCATTCTTTTCCGCGTGCCTTGGGTGGACGATCAGGGCAACGTGCACGTGAACAAGGGCTACCGCGTCCAGTTTAACAGCGCGATCGGTCCTTATAAGGGAGGCCTACGTTTTCATCCTTCCGTCAATCTTTCCATCATCAAATTTCTCGGTTTCGAACAGATCTTCAAAAACAGCCTGACGGGGCTGCCCATCGGCGGCGGCAAGGGCGGCAGCAACTTCGATCCCAAGGGCAAGAGCGACAACGAGATCATGCGTTTCTGCCAGAGTTTTATGACCGAACTCTATCGCCACATCGGCGCGGATACCGACGTTCCCGCCGGCGACATCGGCGTGGGCGCGCGTGAGATCGGGTTTTTGTTCGGACAGTATAAACGTATCCGCGACGAACACGTGGGCGTTCTCACCGGCCGCGGGCTCTCCTACGGCGGCAGCCTTGCGAGAAAAGAGGCGACGGGCTACGGTCTCGTCTATATCACCGAAGAGGCGTTGAAGAGCAGGGGCGACAGCCTCAAAGGTAAGACTTGCGTCATCTCCGGTTCGGGCAACGTCGCGATCTATGCCTGCGAAAAGGCGATGGAGTTGGGCGCGAAAGTGGTCGCGATGTGCGATTCCAACGGCTATATTTACGATCGGAACGGCATTCGGCTCGACGTCGTGAAACAGATCAAGGAAGTGGAGCGCGGACGCATCAAAGAATACGCCGACCGCGTGAAAGGCTCCGAATATCACGAGGGTTGCAAGGGCATCTGGACGATCCCCTGCAACGTGGCTCTGCCCTGCGCGACGCAGAACGAACTGGACGAAGAATCGGCAAAGATCCTCGTCAAAAACGGCGTGACGCTGGTGGGCGAGGGCGCGAATATGCCCACGACTTTGCAGGCGACGCATATTTTGCAGGAGGCGGGCGTCGTGTTCCTGCCCGGAAAGGCGGCGAACGCGGGCGGCGTTGCGACTTCCGCGCTGGAAATGGCGCAGTCGAGCGGCAGGCTCTTCTGGTCTTTCGAGGAAGTGGATGCGAAACTCCGCACCATTATGGTAAATATCTTCAAAAATATCGACGCTGCGGCGAAGAAATACGGCTTTGAGGGCAATTACGTTGTCGGCGCGAATATCGCGGGCTTCGAAAAGGTTGCCGAGGCGATGATGGCGCACGGCGTGGTGTAA